The proteins below come from a single Yamadazyma tenuis chromosome 5, complete sequence genomic window:
- a CDS encoding sorbitol dehydrogenase (EggNog:ENOG503NUZ0; COG:Q), producing MAPIHEGKSKWDDVPNPCLMVGPGYTLKTGEAPIHPLKPTEVRLQVKCTGICGSDIHLWKKGGIGDLVITEDLIIGHEASGQILEIGSQVSNTTLKVGDRVAIEPQVPCGSCYLCMNGNYNLCESVDFLGMPPTNGSIQRFLNLDSKFVHKLPEGVSYEEGALAEVVSVGYHGIEKAGGLPLGKPAMVAGCGPIGLATLLLADISGAYPIVATDVNAERLEFAKKLVPGVFTYQINPSLTTKENAAAIRKIFGETEYQMPSTVLECTGVASSINTCGYTVRRNGKLVIVGVSSSNEIDAFPFMPLSFGEVDVKFVNRYHDSWPPVLNLIQSGKLKKINEFITHKVKLEDAAQAPAIVFDPKTPSMKVFVVDEMELN from the coding sequence ATGGCTCCCATTCACGAAGGAAAATCAAAATGGGACGATGTTCCTAATCCTTGTTTGATGGTAGGACCTGGCTATACCCTTAAGACGGGGGAAGCACCTATCCATCCGTTGAAACCCACCGAAGTCCGGCTTCAAGTCAAGTGCACCGGAATCTGTGGTTCCGACATTCACTTGTGGAAGAAAGGGggaattggtgatttggttATAACGGAAGATTTGATCATCGGCCACGAAGCGTCGGGCCAAATCCTCGAGATTGGTCTGCAAGTTAGTAACACGACGTTGAAGGTCGGTGACCGGGTGGCCATTGAGCCCCAAGTTCCTTGTGGATCGTGCTACTTGTGTATGAACGGGAACTACAATTTGTGTGAGTCTGTGGACTTTTTGGGGATGCCCCCCACCAATGGGTCGATCCAGCggtttttgaacttggactcCAAATTCGTCCACAAGTTGCCAGAGGGTGTTTCGTACGAAGAAGGTGCGTTAGCTGAGGTGGTGTCGGTGGGCTACCATGGAATTGAGAAGGCTGGAGGTTTACCCCTCGGAAAGCCTGCTATGGTAGCTGGTTGCGGACCTATTGGATTGGCGACTTTGCTTTTGGCAGACATTTCTGGAGCCTACCCTATTGTGGCAACCGATGTCAACGCCGAGAGATTGGAGTTTGCAAAGAAATTAGTTCCGGGGGTATTCACCTACCAGATCAATCCATCTTTGACCACCAAGGAAAATGCAGCTGCAATTCGTAAGATTTTTGGTGAAACTGAATACCAGATGCCTTCCACCGTGTTGGAGTGTACCGGAGTTGCGTCTTCCATCAACACCTGTGGGTACACCGTGAGAAGAAACGGGAAGTTGGTGATTGTGGGAGTTTCATCCTCGAATGAAATCGATGCTTTCCCATTTATGCCCTTATCTTTTGGTGAAGTAGATGTGAAGTTCGTTAACCGGTACCACGACTCGTGGCCTCCGGTGCTTAACTTGATTCAGAGTGggaaattgaagaagatcaacGAGTTCATTACTCACAAGGTGAAATTGGAGGATGCTGCGCAGGCACCTGCGATTGTGTTTGATCCCAAGACTCCTAGTAtgaaggtgtttgtggttgatgagatggagttgaactAG
- a CDS encoding ribose 5-phosphate isomerase (EggNog:ENOG503Q3NS; COG:G), whose product MKVVIGCDQAGFEYKQKLVQDLQNNPLVDQVEDIGVGSNTDSTPYPSVGIKVGELIRAGKFDRGILICGTGLGVAISANKVPGIRAVTAHDSFSVERSILSNDCQVLCMGQRVVGLELARRLVGEWLTYEFDKGSASADKVKVLTNYEHVSC is encoded by the coding sequence ATGAAGGTGGTAATTGGGTGTGACCAAGCAGGATTTGAGTACAAACAGAAACTCGTGCAAGACTTGCAAAATAATCCGCTTGTAGACCAAGTGGAAGATATTGGAGTGGGCTCCAACACCGACCTGACGCCCTATCCATCAGTGGGAATCAAAGTGGGAGAGTTGATCAGAGCCGGTAAGTTTGACCGGGGGATATTAATTTGTGGCACCGGATTGGGTGTTGCTATAAGTGCCAATAAGGTACCAGGGATTCGTGCGGTGACAGCTCACGACTCATTTTCGGTCGAGAGAAGCATTTTGTCTAATGACTGCCAGGTGTTATGCATGGGGCAACGGGTGGTGGGGCTCGAGTTGGCCCGGAGATTGGTGGGGGAGTGGCTTACGTATGAGTTTGACAAGGGTTCAGCTTCGGCTGATAAGGTCAAGGTTTTGACTAATTACGAGCATGTTAGTTGTTAG
- a CDS encoding uncharacterized protein (EggNog:ENOG503NUS7; COG:G) yields MTKHFVPENPNNLVKDCLQGYIVCNEHLSVLYHEKVIFNNKFDSSQVCLISGGGSGHEPGWAGLVGNGMLAACAQGEVFASPNFKNIQAAEKTVHSQKGCILVITNYTGDNLYFGMAQQELLARYGPGHVKLLRCTDDAAIPRSTNSLVGRRTLAGVGIVIKMMGAATQLPHLSLDDIYHFGETVNRNVISINAGLDHVHIPGHAPDSDYGKLQPNEIEIGLGIHNEPGFVKLSSIPTNEALISDMLQYMLSQDDPERSYLKYDSSDQFILLFNNLGGLPVIEEKALLFQTVTQLDRDYGIVPHRVLAGNFVTSLNASIFTITLFNVTKTAGMFTEQQLFDLFDQPTNATNWPNYVDHTASTGNYKDRIIKSFAHYDEFVPDTTNDVQIDPQTLYNILHTGSRNLIRMEPLITEWDTKMGDGDCGKMLEIAANGVLLGLDQGEGMATNGSILTCLNRILAILSNDMGGTLGAILYIFMKSFINNLTINLGSSQTDIRLIFATSLSSAIETLKGFTKAREGHRTVMDVLIPFVRVFGDTLDIYKAVDAAEAAAEGTRKLAPKLGRATYVGGLENKKDFVPDPGAYGVYEAIRGLRCL; encoded by the coding sequence ATGACTAAACACTTTGTTCCTGAGAACCCAAACAACTTGGTTAAAGACTGCTTACAGGGCTATATCGTGTGCAATGAGCACTTATCAGTATTGTACCATGAGAAAGTtattttcaacaataagttTGACTCATCCCAGGTGTGTTTgatcagtggtggtggaagtggCCACGAACCTGGATGGGCTGGCCTCGTTGGAAATGGAATGCTCGCTGCCTGTGCCCAAGGAGAGGTGTTTGCATCTCCAAATTTCAAAAATATCCAGGCGGCTGAGAAAACTGTCCACAGCCAAAAGGGCTGTATTTTGGTCATAACCAACTATACTGGTGACAACCTCTACTTCGGCATGGCCCAGCAGGAGCTTCTTGCGCGGTATGGGCCTGGCCatgtcaagttgttgaggtgCACCGATGACGCGGCGATTCCTCGCTCAACCAACTCGCTTGTGGGACGAAGAACCTTGGCAGGAGTGGGAATTGTGATCAAGATGATGGGAGCTGCCACCCAACTCCCACACCTCTCATTAGATGACATCTATCACTTTGGAGAGACGGTCAATCGGAATGTTATTTCCATAAACGCTGGGTTGGACCATGTGCATATTCCGGGCCATGCGCCCGATTCCGATTACGGAaaattgcagccaaatgaaattgaaattgGTTTGGGTATTCACAATGAGCCAGGTTTCGTTAAACTTTCCCTGATTCCAACTAACGAGGCTCTCATTTCTGATATGTTGCAGTACATGTTGAGCCAAGATGATCCGGAGCGTAGTTACTTAAAGTACGACAGCTCCGACCAGTTTATACtccttttcaacaatttaGGCGGATTGCCAGTAATTGAGGAAAAGGCCCTTCTTTTCCAGACAGTTACCCAGTTAGACAGGGATTACGGGATCGTGCCCCACAGAGTGTTGGCAGGAAACTTTGTCACCTCGTTGAATGCCTCgatcttcaccatcacctTGTTCAATGTAACCAAAACTGCTGGAATGTTCACGGAACAACagctttttgatttgtttgacCAGCCCACCAACGCAACCAACTGGCCGAACTATGTGGATCACACCGCATCCACTGGGAACTACAAGGACCGCATCATCAAGCTGTTTGCACACTATGATGAGTTTGTTCCTGATACCACAAAtgatgttcaaattgaCCCACAAACTTTGTACAACATATTGCATACGGGCCTGAGAAACTTGATAAGGATGGAACCTCTCATTACCGAGTGGGATACCAAGATGGGCGACGGTGACTGTGGAAAAATGTTGGAGATTGCGGCCAATGGAGTATTATTAGGACTTGACCAGGGTGAAGGGATGGCTACGAACGGGTCGATTTTGACTTGCTTGAACCGTATTCTTGCGATCTTGTCAAACGACATGGGAGGTACGTTGGGGGCCATTTTATATATTTTCATGAAGtctttcatcaacaacttgacgaTCAACCTTGGGTCGAGCCAAACTGACATTAGACTCATTTTTGCGACCAGCCTTAGCTCTGCCATCGAAACGTTGAAAGGATTCACCAAGGCTAGAGAGGGCCACCGGACTGTCATGGATGTGTTGATTCCGTTTGTCAGGGTGTTCGGAGACACATTAGATATTTATAAAGCAGTGGACGCGGCAGAGGCTGCGGCCGAAGGCACACGTAAATTGGCCCCGAAGTTGGGCCGGGCCACTTATGTGGGTGGGTTGGAGAATAAGAAGGATTTTGTCCCTGACCCGGGGGCGTACGGGGTTTACGAAGCAATTAGAGGTTTGAGGTGTTTATAA
- the COX7 gene encoding Cytochrome c oxidase subunit 7 (COG:S; EggNog:ENOG503P8XZ), giving the protein MAPDPQRIIKLQQRYQTTHKPLWLRGSNSRMLVYPYYALFTVGTVVSLYYSVRGVLGIKPE; this is encoded by the coding sequence ATGGCCCCAGACCCACAgagaatcatcaagttaCAGCAAAGATACCAAACCACCCACAAGCCATTGTGGTTGAGAGGATCCAACTCGAGAATGTTAGTGTACCCATACTACGCTTTATTTACCGTTGGTACCGTTGTATCTTTATACTACTCGGTCAGAGGAGTTTTGGGAATCAAACCCGAGTAG
- the PSH1 gene encoding E3 ubiquitin ligase (EggNog:ENOG503P3ME; COG:O), which yields MYNTQWQEIDSTLLGSVLGDLADSLECSVCAEIMVMPVISSCGHSFCYECCSSWFENKATCPTCRHELDTPPALNVVLKDISHRLVDVLLDQSSLGDNEKQELKLRQENSRKTYQFDMDHGRLYGDAFNSVVTMIDRSDGVARCANCHWEAHGSQCGHCGAVFRIPREEENYHQSDDAFSDSEDQVSEERDNRYDSEDSFVDNGSDTGYHIEEESDGADSWAGLRSPMNWEDGSHDDVRHAVDRLNRENVSIDVDSDTSRDGVDYRRTAQAVRRRVVISDSEDEVGEPRAGVSQEGHDRHNEEPIEVNSNSEGHSHRSDSDIDSNESGMSRDSGDTDDSIPDVFWDDDGAGVWSDMD from the coding sequence ATGTATAACACACAGTGGCAAGAAATAGATTCTACACTACTCGGCAGCGTCCTTGGAGACTTGGCTGACAGCCTCGAGTGTTCTGTGTGTGCAGAGATTATGGTTATGCCCGTCATTTCGCTGTGTGGCCACTCCTTCTGCTACGAATGCTGTTCTTCGTGGTTTGAGAACAAAGCGACATGTCCTACGTGCCGGCACGAATTGGACACGCCGCCGGCACTCAACGTGGTGCTCAAAGATATCAGCCACCGATTGGTGGACGTACTTCTCGACCAGAGCAGTCTCGGTGACAATGAAAAACAGGAACTTAAACTTCGTCAGGAAAATAGTCGAAAGACGTATCAGTTTGACATGGACCACGGACGGCTCTACGGTGATGCTTTCAACTCGGTGGTGACGATGATTGACCGACTGGATGGGGTGGCTCGGTGTGCCAACTGCCACTGGGAAGCTCATGGTAGTCAATGTGGTCATTGTGGAGCGGTATTTCGGATTCCCCGAGAGGAGGAGAACTACCACCAGTCGGACGATGCGTTTCTGGACTCCGAAGACCAGGTGCTGGAGGAGCGTGATAACCGGTACGATTCTGAAGACAGCTTTGTCGATAATGGAAGTGATACGGGGTATCATATTGAAGAGGAGAGTGATGGGGCGGACTCGTGGGCCGGACTCCGGAGTCCTATGAACTGGGAAGATGGCAGTCATGATGACGTGCGGCACGCGGTGGACCGGCTAAACAGAGAGAACGTTTCTATTGATGTTGACTCGGACACAAGTCGAGATGGAGTGGACTACAGGCGAACGGCACAAGCAGTGCGACGTCGGGTGGTGATTAGTGACAGTGAGGATGAGGTCGGCGAGCCTCGAGCAGGAGTCAGCCAAGAAGGGCATGATAGACACAACGAAGAGCCAATAGAAGTCAACAGTAATAGTGAGGGCCATAGTCATCGCAGTGATAGCGACATTGACAGTAACGAGAGTGGAATGTCCAGAGATAGTGGAGACACAGACGATAGTATTCCTGACGTTTTCTgggatgatgatggtgcTGGTGTTTGGAGTGATATGGATTAG